GAACGCTGTCCCGCCGTCCGCCCACCGTGATCGCCGTGCCGAAGGGCACGGACATGCGCAGCCTGATGGCCAGGTCGGTGGTCATGCCGGACTCGCCGCTGGCCAGAGCCCCCAGCCAGAACGCGGCCTCGTCGAGCAACGTGGTGAGGGCTACCGGCGCCAGCGTGCGATCGGCGGTGCAGAAGCGCTCCCGCGCCGGCCAGAGCCCCCACACGCTGTCGTCATCGCAGTTCAGGCGGACACCGAGCCCAAGCGGATTGTCGATGCCGCAGGCGAAACACGTCGCCGACACCGGCAACGGGTCACCCTCGGCGCCGTGGCGCGGGGAGCCGTTCTTCGGAGAAGAGGAAGCGCCGCGCCGGACCGCCCCCTCCACCAGCGGCGTGTCGGCGGCATCCAGCAGCGAGCAGGCGAGCGTGGCGTCGTCGGCGCGGTCGGCGACGAGGCGCAGCGGCACCCCGAGCGGCACGCGCTTGCGATAGACTCCGCGTAGCTCGGCCGCCGGCCACGCCTCGGCGAGCAGGCGGAAGGCCGCGAGGACGGAGCCGCCGTGCGCGGTGTCGGGCAGCCCCTGGAACGCGGGGTCCAGCGTGAGGATACGTTCGGCGCCGTGGACTTCCAGGCCGCGGCGAAGGACGGCGTCCGTCGTCGGCATGCGATAATCGCTCGTGTCGATTCTAGCGCACCGTCCCTTCATCCGGGCGACGGTCGTGAACTTCTTCTTCTTCGCCAGCCTCAACGGATTCGTGCTCCTGCCGCTGCACATCCAGCAACTCGGCGGGACGCCGGTGGAGATCGGCGTGGTCATGGGGGTCTACAGCGCGGTGGGGATCGTGAGCCAGCCGCTGCTGGGCCCCTGGATCGATGCCGTGGGCCGCCGGCCCTTCATGCTGTTCGGTGTCGTCGTCGTGCTGAGCTCGACCGTGCTGGCCACCGTGACCAGCACGATCGGCTGGCTGGCCGTCGTGCGCATCCTGCAGGGGCTCGGCTTCTCCGCGTTCTTCGTCGCGAACTTCGCCTACATCATCGACCTGGTGCCCCCGGCGGAGCGCGGCTGGGCGCTGGGCATCTACGGCGTGTCCGGGCTGGTCTCGGCCGCCCTGGCCCCACTCGTCGGCGAGTGGGTCGTCCGCCGCCTGGGATTCCGGCCGCTGTTCGCCCTGTGCGGGGTGCTGGCGGCGGTGGCGGCCGCCCTCGTCCTCGGCCTCCGCGAACGGCATCGTGACGTGGGAACGCCGGTGCGCGGCGCCGAGTGGGCGCGCCTGAGCCTCGAGGAAGTCTTCCGCCTGCACATGACGGTGACGTTGTTCTTCGGCCTGGGCACGGGCACGATCGCGACCTTCGTGCCGACCTTCGCCGAGAGCCTCGGGGTCACCACGCTGGCCCTCTTCTACACGGCGTACGCCGGAGCGGCCATGGCGGTGCGGATCCTGGGCGGGCATCTCATCGACACTCTGGGCCGCCGGGCGGTGATCGTGCCATCGATGTTCGGCCAGGCCCTGGCCGCCGCCCTGTTGGCTTTCCTGGGGCTGAGCCAGGCCGCCTCCGCCTCCCCACTGGTCCTGCTGGTGGGCGCAGGCTTCGTCGGCGGCGGCGCGCACGGCTTCCTCTACCCGGGGCTCGCCGCGCTCGTGACCGACCAGGCCTCGCCCGTTCGCCGCGGCGCGGTGGTGGGCGTCTTCAGCGCCGTGTTCCTGGTCGGCCACACGGCCGGGGCCTTCTTCTTCGGCTACGTCGTGCACGCCCTCGGCTACGGCCCGATGTGGGGTGTGCTGACCGCGCTGCTCCTGGGCGGCGCCGGCCTGAGCCTGCGGCTGCCCGGCGGTATGCCGGACGCGGCCGCCGCCTGACCGGGGGGCGCCGCTGCGTGAACGTCGCCGGTGCGTTTATACTGGGTCGCGCGACGCGATCGTCGGGCGCCGCCGGGGGTGGGACGATGTCGAACAACCGCACGATCGGAATGGCGCTGGTGGCCATCGCGCTCGCCCTCGCCGCCGGTCCGCGTTCCGATGCGGCCGCACCCGCCGTCAAGCCGGCCAGCATCCACGAAGTCGACGTCGTCGCCGTCTACCTCGATTCGGCGGTCCAGGCACCCAAGGTCGTTCTCGAGCGCAAGCACGACCGGCGGCGCTTCGAGATGGTCATCGGACTGGCCGAGATGAACGGCATCGCCATTCCGCTGAACGGCGTGACCCCGCCCCGGCCGTTGACCCACGACCTCTTCCTGACGCTGTTCGGTCGGCTCAAGGTCACGCTGACCCGCGTGGTGATCACCGACCTGCGCGACGACATCTATTACGCGCTGCTGCACTTCACGAGCGCGGCCGGTCAGCTGACGCTCGACTCACGGCCGTCCGACGCCATCGCCCTGGCCGTCCGGGCCAAGGTGCCGGTCTTCGTGGACGACCGGGTCTTCGAGAAGGCCGGGTCGGCGACGCGACAGCGGCGCCAATCCATCTGAGACGATGACGCCCCTGGACAGCAACGATCTGCACTGGGCGCTGCAGCGGCGCCTGGAAGACGTGTTCGCCAAGCTCGGCGAGAAGTATGGTGATCTCACCGGCCGCCTGGAAACGAGGATCCGGCCCGATGTCTCCTTCGACGAGGTGGGCGGGCTGCGTCAGGCCAAGGCCGCGCTGGGCGGCTTCAAGAACGCGCTCACCGCGCCCGAGCTCTACGGGCAGTGGGGCATCCAGCCACCGAAAGGCGTGCTGCTCTACGGGCCGCCGGGGACGGGCAAAGCCATGCTGGCCCGGGCCCTGGCCAGCGCCGCCGAGGCGATCTTCTTCCGTCTGCGGCTGCTGAACATCACCTCCAAGTTCGGCGCCAACACCGCCGAGCTGCTCCAGGAGATCCTGCGCATCGCCATCGGCGAAGGCCGCGTGGTGTTTCTGATGGAGGAGGTCGACGCGCTGTCCCTCGACCACCTGCTGCCGCCGCCCCAGGCCCGCGAGGCCAGCGCCCGGCTCGTCGCGGCGCTCTGCGAGAAGCTCGACGCCATGGAGGCGTCGGCGCGGGTCCTCATCGTGGGCTCCACGAGCCGGACCGACGCGCTGGACCCCGCCCTGGTCGCCCCGGGTCGTCTGGATCACCTCATCGAGATCACGCTGCCCGACGCCGCCGACCAGCAGGAGATCCTCGAGCTGCTGCGGGCCAAGATGGAAAAGCAGGCCGGCCGGCCGCTCTTCGAGCCGGTCGACTTTCGCACGCTGTCGCCGCTGATGGGGGGAATGAGCGGCGCCGACATCTCGGAAATCCTCACCCGGGCCCTGGAGGGCAAGGTCCAGCTCGCCGCCGATCGCGGTCAGGCGGGCCTGGTGACGACCGCGGACCTCCTGGACGCCGTCGACGGCTACAAGCGGGTGCGAGGCGTCGTGGAGAAAATCCGGTACGGGCAGTACCTCTGACGGCCCCGCCATGATCGCGTCCACACAGATCCGGGTCCGCTACAAGGACACCGACTGCATGAAGGTGGTCTACTACGGCAACTACCTCACCTACTTCGAAGTGGGCCGGGTCGAATACCTGCGCCAGGCGGGCATGGCCATGTCCGAGGTCGACCGAAAGATCCACATGCCGGTGGTGGAGACGCTGGTGCGCTACCTCCGGCCGGCCCGGCTCGACGACCTGCTCGAGGTGCGATGCTGGGTGAGCGAACGCAAGCGGGCCTCGTTCCGGTTCGCCTACGATCTACGCAACGCCGCCGGCGAGCCGGTGGCCACCGGCTACACGCTGCACGCCTGCTGGGATCCCGCCACCAGCCGGATGATCGCGGTGCCCCCGTGGCTGCAGGCGCTCATGCCTGTGATTGACACGCCGGAGGCCCGTGTATAATAGGCCGCGTTTGACCGGCCAGGCATGATCGAAGTCCAGGGTCTCACAAAACACTACGGCCCAGTCGCCGCGATCCGCGAGGTCTCCTTCTCGGTCGCGCCGGGCGAGATCGTAGGGTTCCTCGGCCCCAACGGGGCGGGGAAATCGACGACGATGCGCATCCTCTCCTGCTTCATGCCGGCGTCCAGCGGGACGGCTCGGGTAGCTGGCTACGACGTCTTCCACCAATCGATGGAGGTCCGCAAGCGGATCGGGTATCTGCCCGAAAGCGTCCCCCTTTACACGGACATGCGGGTGGCCGCGTACCTCGACTTCGTGGCCGAGGTCAAGGGCATCGGCCGGGCCGAGCGACGCCGGCGGGTGGGCGAGGCCATGGAGCGGTGTCTCATCAGCGACATGCAGCACCGCATGATCGGCAAGCTCTCCAAGGGCTATCGCCAGCGGGTGGGGCTGGCCCAGGCCATCATCAGCGACCCGGACGTGCTGATTCTCGACGAGCCCACCATCGGGCTCGATCCCAAGCAGATCACCGAGATCCGGGCCTTGATCAAGTCGTTCGCGGGCGATCACACGGTGATCCTGTCCACCCACATCCTGCCCGAGGTGTCCATGGTCTGCGGCGGGGTCATCATCATCAACAAGGGCATGATCGTGGCTCAGGGCCCCATCGACACGCTGGTGGAGCAGTTCTTCCCCACGTCGCGTGTGGAGGTCGAGATCGCCGGACCGCCGGCAGGGGTCCAGGAGGGGATGCGCCGCATCCCCGGGGTGGTCGACGTGCGCGCGCAGGGGCTGACCGACGGCCGGATCACCTACGTGGTGGAGTCGGCACGCGGGCGCGACGTGCGCAGCGAGATCTTCCAGATGGCCGCCCAGCAGAAATGGTCGCTGCAGGAGCTGCGCCGGGTGGGAATGACGCTGGAGGAGGTCTTCATCCGGGTGGTGGCCGGCGAGGACACGGCCGAGGCGGTGGCCGAGCCAGGAGCGGCGACATGAAGGTGTGGCCGATCTTCAAGAAGGAGATGCGGCTGTACTTCACTTCGCCCATCGCCTGGGTCATCCTGACCATATTCACGCTCATCACCGGCTACTTCTTCTACTCGATCTTCGCTTACTACACCCTGGCGTCCATGCAGTCGATGATGAACCCGATGATGGCGCGGGAGATGAACGTCAGCGACAGCGTGCTGCGGCCGCTCTTCTCGAACATCAGCGTCATCCTCCTCCTGCTCATGCCCCTGGTGACGATGCGCCTGTTCGCCGAAGAACGGCGGTCGGGGACGATCGAGCTGCTCCTCACCTATCCCGTCCGGGACGGGGCGGTCCTGGTGGGCAAGTACCTGGCCGCCGTGGCCATGTACGGGGTGATGCTGGCGCTGACCCTGGTCTACCCGGCCATGGTCCTGTACTTCACGCCCGTGGAATGGGGTGTCCTGGCCACCGGCTACCTGGGGCTGTTGCTGATGGGCGCCACGTTCCTCGCCGTCGGCGTCTTCGCGTCCTCGCTGACCGAGAACCAGATCGTCGCCTCCATCATCACCTTCGGTGTCCTCTTGATCTTCTGGGTGATCGGCTGGTCCGCCGATTACGCCGGCGGGATGTGGGGGCGGGTCCTGTCGCACATCTCGCTGCTCGAGCACTTCGACAGCTTCGCCAAGGGCGTACTGGACACCAAGGACATCCTCTACTACGTCAACTTCACGATCGTGGCGCTGTTCCTCACGCTGCGCTCGCTGGAGGCCCGGCGATGGAAGGGCTAGGCCGATGAGGCGGATGCTGGACTGGGTCGGGTACGTCGGCCTCGCCGCCCTGGCCGCGCTGGCCCTTCTCAAGCTCACGGGCTCCCCGCTGCTGAGCGGGTCCAGGGGCGCCTGGCTCTGGTGGGGGCTCCTGGTCGGCGGCGTCGTCCTCGTGCTGGCGTCGGCCCTGACGCACCTCGGCGACTTCCGGACCGCGTTGCGGGCTCGCACCGCCCGCTACGGCCTGAACACGGCGGTCATGGTGGTGCTGCTGCTGGGCATCATCGGGCTGGTGGAAGCGGTGTCCTACCGTCACAGTGCGCGCCTGGACCTCACGGAGAACCGGCGTCACAGCCTGGCTCCCCAGACCATCGAAATCCTGAAAACGCTCAAGACCGACGTCAACGCCATCGCCTTCTTCCGGAACGACCAGCCGGGCAAGCGGGTGGCCGAAGATCTTTTCACCCAGTACGCCCGCTATGGCGGCAGCCGCTTCACGTGGCGCGTCGTCGACCCCGATCGCGAGCCAGCGCTGGCGCGGCGCTACGGGGTGGAGTCTTACGGCACGGTCGTTCTGGAATCCAAGGACCGCTCCGAGAAGGTCCTGGATGCCGAAGAGGAGAAGCTCACCAACGGCCTGGTCAAGCTCACTCGCGAGGGCAAGCGTGTGGTCTACGTGGTGCAGGGCCACGGCGAGCGCGAGCTCACCAACAGCGACCGGCCCGGGTTCAGCGAAGCCAAGGCGGCCATGGAGCGCGCCAACTATGAGGTCAAGCCGCTCGTCCTGGCCAGGCAGGAGAAGATCCCGGCCGACGCGTCCGTGGTCGTCCTGCCCGGGCCCCGCACGGAGCTGCTCCCCCCCGAGCTGGACGCGCTCGACAAATACCTCGGAGACAACGGCAAGCTGCTGGCCATGCTCGACCCCACGATCCTGGGCGGCGTGCAGGTCGAGGGCATCAAGCGGCTGCTCGCCCGCTATGGCTTCGAGCTGGGGGAGAACCTCGTCGTCGAGGTCAATCCTCTCGGGCGAATGTTCGGCATCGGGCCCGAGGTGCCGATCGTCCAGCAGTATGAGACGCACCCGATCACGCGGGATCTGGCCGGCATCACGACGCTGTTCCCGGTGACCCGCAGCGTGGGCGGCGCCAAGACGGCGCCGACCGGTGTCAGCGTGCAGCCACTGGCCCGCACGAGCCCGGATAGCTGGGGGGAGACCGACCGGGCCTCGCTGCAAGCGGGGCAGGTGAAGCCCGACGGACAGGACCCCAAGGGCCCGCTGAGCGTGGCGGCGGTGGCCACCAAGGACAAGGCGCGCCTCGTCGTCTTCGGCACGTCCAACCTGGCCGCCAACCAGTTCCTCAATCTGCAGGGCAACCGCGATTTCCTCCTCAACACCGTGTCCTGGCTGGCCGAGCAGGAGGACCTCATCTCCATCCGCCCGAAGGACAGCAAGCAGAGCCCGGTCTTCCTCACGTCGCGGCAGGCCCAGATGGTCTTCCTGGTTCCGGTCGTCTTCGTTCCCGGACTCGTCCTCGTCGGGGGCGTGGTGACCTTCCTGCGCCGCCGCGCCGCCAAGTAGCCGGTGGTCATCGCAGGCGGTCGCCCAGGCCACTGACCCATGCGTTGGCAGACCACGGCCGCCCTGGCCGTCATCCTCGGCGCCCTCATCGCTTTCTACTACGTGTATGAGGTGCGGCTGGCCCCCGATCGGGAAAAGGCGGCGGCCCGGCAGGGACGGGTCTTCGCGGTCGAGCCGGCCGACATCAAGGAGGTCGTGTTGCGCCGGGGGTCGGAGACCGTTCGTCTGCGGCGCGAGGGCGACGGCTGGGAGATGCTGGAGCCGCTCAAGAGCCGCGGTGACCGGGGCAGCGTCGACGAGGTGGTGACCTCGGTGGCCACCGCCAAGATGGACCGGGAGATCGCCGACAAGCCGGCGGCGCTCGCCGAGTTCGGCCTCGACAAGCCGGCCGCCGAGGCGACGCTGATCGACAAGGACGGCAAGGAGCGGACGCTGTTGCTGGGGACCAAGAGTCCCACCGGCGTCTGGATATATGCGCAGGAGCGCGGCCGCCCCAACGTCATCGTGGTGTCGGACACCGTGCTGCGCGACGTGACCCGACCGGTCAGCGACTTCCGCAACAAGACGGTGCTGACCTTCGACCGCAAGGACGTCGCCGCGCTCGAGGTGGTCCTGCCCGACGAGACGCTGGTCGTCGAGCGGACGGACGATTCGCAGTGGAAGCTCACCCGGCCTCGCCCGCTTCGCGCCGACGGCGAGGCCATCTCCGAGTTCTTCGACAAGCTGACGGGCGCCCGGGTCAAGGAGTTCGTGGCCGAGGCCCCGCGCTCCCTGGAGCCCTACGGCCTGGCCCGGCCGGTGCGCGTGGCCATCCACGTCGGCAAGGACAAGGACCGGGCGACGAGAACCCTCTTGCTGGGACGGACCGACGACGCGAAGAAGGGCGTCTACGCGCTGCGTCCCGGCGAACGCAGCGTGCTCCTGCTCCCGGAAGACGTCTGGACCACGCTGCCCCGGACGACGGCAGCCATGCGGGACAAGACCGTCGTCGACTTCGACCGCGACCAGGTGACGGCTCTGGAGATCGACAGTCCCCGCGGGTCCGTGGCCCTGAGCCGGCAGGAGGATCGCTGGGCCATCACCAAGCCAGA
Above is a genomic segment from Candidatus Methylomirabilota bacterium containing:
- a CDS encoding MFS transporter; translated protein: MSILAHRPFIRATVVNFFFFASLNGFVLLPLHIQQLGGTPVEIGVVMGVYSAVGIVSQPLLGPWIDAVGRRPFMLFGVVVVLSSTVLATVTSTIGWLAVVRILQGLGFSAFFVANFAYIIDLVPPAERGWALGIYGVSGLVSAALAPLVGEWVVRRLGFRPLFALCGVLAAVAAALVLGLRERHRDVGTPVRGAEWARLSLEEVFRLHMTVTLFFGLGTGTIATFVPTFAESLGVTTLALFYTAYAGAAMAVRILGGHLIDTLGRRAVIVPSMFGQALAAALLAFLGLSQAASASPLVLLVGAGFVGGGAHGFLYPGLAALVTDQASPVRRGAVVGVFSAVFLVGHTAGAFFFGYVVHALGYGPMWGVLTALLLGGAGLSLRLPGGMPDAAAA
- a CDS encoding bifunctional nuclease family protein, with the protein product MSNNRTIGMALVAIALALAAGPRSDAAAPAVKPASIHEVDVVAVYLDSAVQAPKVVLERKHDRRRFEMVIGLAEMNGIAIPLNGVTPPRPLTHDLFLTLFGRLKVTLTRVVITDLRDDIYYALLHFTSAAGQLTLDSRPSDAIALAVRAKVPVFVDDRVFEKAGSATRQRRQSI
- a CDS encoding AAA family ATPase codes for the protein MTPLDSNDLHWALQRRLEDVFAKLGEKYGDLTGRLETRIRPDVSFDEVGGLRQAKAALGGFKNALTAPELYGQWGIQPPKGVLLYGPPGTGKAMLARALASAAEAIFFRLRLLNITSKFGANTAELLQEILRIAIGEGRVVFLMEEVDALSLDHLLPPPQAREASARLVAALCEKLDAMEASARVLIVGSTSRTDALDPALVAPGRLDHLIEITLPDAADQQEILELLRAKMEKQAGRPLFEPVDFRTLSPLMGGMSGADISEILTRALEGKVQLAADRGQAGLVTTADLLDAVDGYKRVRGVVEKIRYGQYL
- a CDS encoding thioesterase family protein — protein: MIASTQIRVRYKDTDCMKVVYYGNYLTYFEVGRVEYLRQAGMAMSEVDRKIHMPVVETLVRYLRPARLDDLLEVRCWVSERKRASFRFAYDLRNAAGEPVATGYTLHACWDPATSRMIAVPPWLQALMPVIDTPEARV
- a CDS encoding ATP-binding cassette domain-containing protein, whose product is MIEVQGLTKHYGPVAAIREVSFSVAPGEIVGFLGPNGAGKSTTMRILSCFMPASSGTARVAGYDVFHQSMEVRKRIGYLPESVPLYTDMRVAAYLDFVAEVKGIGRAERRRRVGEAMERCLISDMQHRMIGKLSKGYRQRVGLAQAIISDPDVLILDEPTIGLDPKQITEIRALIKSFAGDHTVILSTHILPEVSMVCGGVIIINKGMIVAQGPIDTLVEQFFPTSRVEVEIAGPPAGVQEGMRRIPGVVDVRAQGLTDGRITYVVESARGRDVRSEIFQMAAQQKWSLQELRRVGMTLEEVFIRVVAGEDTAEAVAEPGAAT
- a CDS encoding ABC transporter permease subunit — translated: MKVWPIFKKEMRLYFTSPIAWVILTIFTLITGYFFYSIFAYYTLASMQSMMNPMMAREMNVSDSVLRPLFSNISVILLLLMPLVTMRLFAEERRSGTIELLLTYPVRDGAVLVGKYLAAVAMYGVMLALTLVYPAMVLYFTPVEWGVLATGYLGLLLMGATFLAVGVFASSLTENQIVASIITFGVLLIFWVIGWSADYAGGMWGRVLSHISLLEHFDSFAKGVLDTKDILYYVNFTIVALFLTLRSLEARRWKG
- a CDS encoding GldG family protein yields the protein MRRMLDWVGYVGLAALAALALLKLTGSPLLSGSRGAWLWWGLLVGGVVLVLASALTHLGDFRTALRARTARYGLNTAVMVVLLLGIIGLVEAVSYRHSARLDLTENRRHSLAPQTIEILKTLKTDVNAIAFFRNDQPGKRVAEDLFTQYARYGGSRFTWRVVDPDREPALARRYGVESYGTVVLESKDRSEKVLDAEEEKLTNGLVKLTREGKRVVYVVQGHGERELTNSDRPGFSEAKAAMERANYEVKPLVLARQEKIPADASVVVLPGPRTELLPPELDALDKYLGDNGKLLAMLDPTILGGVQVEGIKRLLARYGFELGENLVVEVNPLGRMFGIGPEVPIVQQYETHPITRDLAGITTLFPVTRSVGGAKTAPTGVSVQPLARTSPDSWGETDRASLQAGQVKPDGQDPKGPLSVAAVATKDKARLVVFGTSNLAANQFLNLQGNRDFLLNTVSWLAEQEDLISIRPKDSKQSPVFLTSRQAQMVFLVPVVFVPGLVLVGGVVTFLRRRAAK
- a CDS encoding DUF4340 domain-containing protein, which codes for MRWQTTAALAVILGALIAFYYVYEVRLAPDREKAAARQGRVFAVEPADIKEVVLRRGSETVRLRREGDGWEMLEPLKSRGDRGSVDEVVTSVATAKMDREIADKPAALAEFGLDKPAAEATLIDKDGKERTLLLGTKSPTGVWIYAQERGRPNVIVVSDTVLRDVTRPVSDFRNKTVLTFDRKDVAALEVVLPDETLVVERTDDSQWKLTRPRPLRADGEAISEFFDKLTGARVKEFVAEAPRSLEPYGLARPVRVAIHVGKDKDRATRTLLLGRTDDAKKGVYALRPGERSVLLLPEDVWTTLPRTTAAMRDKTVVDFDRDQVTALEIDSPRGSVALSRQEDRWAITKPDALPADQVEAGAVLMSLRNLKARAFVAEEPSAQRRYLARPTVRATVTVKEGAPLTVLLAPAPEKRDGRPMAYAAVADRGPVVLVEASALKDVGRPLLELRDRTLVAGLEPKEVRRIQIRRESSAVLLERRGDAGWRFLEGGTGDAKAARVDDVLYMLRTLKWKEIATPNADDPGKFGLKAPAAEIGLYRDDGTAIETVAVSKPEGERSFVKLGSKPAVYVVDTSLVQLPKLEEL